Below is a genomic region from Drosophila kikkawai strain 14028-0561.14 chromosome X, DkikHiC1v2, whole genome shotgun sequence.
CCAGATAGAATCATTTTcaaataatgaaatatatatatatatatatattaacggAAAACAGAATATGGCGAGTTCCTTCACTGCAAGGGCAAAAAGTTCTCCAGCTTCGATGAGATACGCAAGGAGATCGAAGATGAGACGGACCGTGTGACTGGCAGCAATAAAGGCATTTCGAACATTCCAATTAATCTGCGCGTTTACTCGCCGCATGTCCTCAATCTCACGCTGATCGATTTACCCGGATTAACCAAGGTGGCGATCGGTGATCAGCCCGTGGACATCGAGCATCAAATCAAGCAGATGATCTTCCAGTTTATACGGAAAGAGACATGCTTAATTCTGGCCGTGACGCCGGCCAACACAGATCTGGCCAATTCGGATGCGTTGAAGCTGGCCAAGGAGGTTGATCCGCAGGGCGTTCGCACCATTGGCGTTATAACCAAGCTAGATCTCATGGACGAGGGCACGGATGCGAGGGATATTCTCGAGAAcaagctgctgccgctgcgaCGCGGATATATTGGCGTAGTGAATCGGTCACAGAAGGATATCGAGGGACGCAAGGACATACACATGGCGCTGGCTGCCGAGCGCAAGTTCTTCCTAAGTCATCCATCGTACCGTCACATGGCCGATCGCCTGGGCACTCCCTACTTGCAGCGCGTCCTCAATCAGCAGCTTACCAACCATATAAGGGACACGTTGCCGGGCCTGCGGGATAAATTGCAGAAGCAGATGCTGACCTTGGAGAAGGAGGTCGAGGAGTTTAAGCATTTCCAGCCTGGCGATGCCAGCATCAAAACCAAGGCCATGCTCCAGTAAGCTCTACAGCTCTACAGGGAATCattggaaatattaaaaaaaaactactatGATTTGAATTACAGAATGATTCAGCAGTTGCAATCGGACTTTGAGCGAACCATCGAGGGCAGCGGCTCCGCCTTGGTCAACACCAATGAGCTCTCTGGCGGCGCCAAAATTAATCGCATTTTTCATGAACGGTAAGTGTGGCCCCTCTCCCCGTCCACTATAAATACTCACACCTCCACCTCTGTTTGTTTAGTCTACGCTTTGAGATTGTAAAGATGGCCTGCGACGAGAAGGAGCTGCGGCGCGAGATCTCATTTGCCATTCGCAATATTCATGGTATTCGTGTCGGTCTCTTCACGCCCGATATGGCCTTTGAGGCGATTGTCAAGCGGCAAATAGCATGTCTCAAGGAGCCGGTCATTAAGTGTGTCGATCTAGTTGTGCAGGAATTGTCGGTGGTTGTCCGTATGTGCACAGCCAAGGTGAGTTGAATTCAACACAATATCGCAATTGATATTGATATTCAAACCATAGATGAGCCGATACCCACGCTTGCGGGAGGAAACGGAGCGTATTATTACCACGCATGTCCGCCAACGGGAGCACAGTTGCAAGGAGCAAATCCTGCTGCTCATCGACTTTGAGCTGGCCTACATGAATACCAATCATGAGGATTTCATTGGCTTTGCTAAGTACGAGAAATGAGACAATGGATTGCAGGATATatactaataattatttatttttttatttttagcgcCCAAAACAAATCGGAGAATGCTAATAAAACCGGTACGCGTCAGCTTGGTAATCAAGTCATACGCAAGGGTCACATGGTTATACAAAATCTTGGCATTATGAAAGGTATGTATGCTTTCAAAATAACATATATATCAAACATTTTGGGTTTTAACTTTGAGTTCCAGTCTTGAGTTGAAtgttaagtttaatttaaaggtaggcaaaaataatatatataagtacGCAGAGCAAAAAGAGCGTCTGAAActatcataaaatatttttataaataacaacaTTTAATATCCCGTTGAGCGTGATTTCCGATCCTATAAAtcattttccaaatttttaaaatggtcaaaaattgaaattttaaaaataaataataataactaactcagaattgaatttaatgcatttttggcttagctaTCATCAAAATATAtggataaatatataaattaaataaagtataaatcaataatttcaaaaataatgaatttaaaattaataaaaccaaaatcacTCGCTTgacactataattcccaactagttccAGCTGAATGAGCGTCTGAAAATAACACATATATAAATTGAGCTTCCTagcatatttaatttatttattaaaagacTAGTGTTGCATACTTGATGTTATTGAAATGAATCCTCCTTGAACATTTATTGATTCAAGCTTCAATGTGTCTTTTGCAGGCGGATCGCGGCCTTATTGGTTTGTGTTAACATCCGAGAGTATCTCCTGGTATAAGGACGAGGAtgagaaagaaaagaaatttaTGCTGCCGTTGGATGGTTTAAAGTTGCGCGATATTGAACAGGGCTTTATGTCAATGTCTAGACGTGTCACATTTGCTTTATTTAGTCCCGATGGACGTAATGTTTATAAGGTTAGTAATTTTTGTTagcatacaaaaaaatgaattttaaatgatttcaaaactaaaaagaaaaacaaaacaaatgaaTCAAAAACAGAGAGGCAAAAACCTTAAACTTCTttgaaacaaattaaacaaaaaactaaaacacaacAAGAGCAAATTCTTGAAAAGTCTTGAAACTTTTGcataactaaatatttaaacaagtaATTCAAACGTAACAATTTAATACCAATTTGAGAGAAACCCTTTGTTAATTATATAGACTTGAGGCAAAGAGATCGAGATCAAtgaattgtttttttgtataatatataaaaattactatGTTTTTATCAACATTTGAGTCAAATGAAAGGCCAAGGAGCTTGCGCCATAGCAACAGCATACGTAAGCTCCTTGTGCTTTTTCTTCACATCAATTTTTGAAACACATGAAGCATCGCGCGTCGTCCTAGAAACACTCTGTAGCTGAGTCTCCTAAACAAAACGTAATCCTTTGGCTTGTACTGCTAATCATGAATGTATTTAATGAATCTTATTGCTTTCATTGCTGTTTAACTCTGTGCTAGACCCACCCGTTGAAGATACCTAACATTTAACATTTGTTTCAGGTTTGGTTTGCTGATTTACATAACCGAATGGGGAAAGCGTATACATTTTCAATTGCAGTGTTTAAAATTTgtgaacatttttaaaattataaatacctTTAGGACAATCCGACTGCCACAGTATCTTTTGTGTTATATTTTTGAAGAAGACTTGAAGTTTTATCAAAATCATACTTTTTTAGGTTTCACAAGAATTCACTGGCTCGTTTTTTGGTGTTCTTATGTTAGGATTCTTCTGTGATTGCAGTTTAACTATGTGCAGAGCTGCTGGAAAATTCTTTTCAGTGTATTGACAGACCTcacaagtattttaaaatgctaTTCCCATAAATTCATTTGTACATAAAACCGCTCCTTCGATTCGTTCACTATAGATTAGCACTGATCTTAAGCATATTAACATTTTGATTATATACTTTGTAAAGCTAAAATTATCTTAGTAGATAGAGTAAGCTTTTATAAAAGGTCTGCTAAAAATGTCCGCTTGCAATTTATCCAAGTTTATCCAAGTTCTCTTTTCTCCCGTTCTAAGAAGGTATGTACAGATACTGCGCCACCTTGCCCTTTGGGGCTTATGGGTTCTAACAAGGGAATATACTGCATGCAGTTGCCATTTTTGGTGATGCCaaatctcttttatttttttttttttaactcaaTAAAACCGCCAAGAGGCCACAAGGTCTTGTTAAGAGCGCTACTAAACTTGGACGAGACCTAAATAAGACCCCAACGAGAGCTCAACGTGACTTAAGTTCTGTACGAGACACCAACGAAACCCCAACGAGACAACGACATTGCAATGAGAACTAATCAGAAGCCCAAGTAAACTTACGAATACCTGTTTAGACGGGCTAGTTATTTCTTTGGAACCTTAAGAGTATATATCATGCGATTCTGATAAAACACCAAAGGCCACAACAAGACTGAGTTTTCAGTCGGAGGATTCTTAATTGGGTATTCCAACTAGAAAGAAAAAACCCACAGAGAGAACGAGattcaatttaaaactaaGCAGATATATAGCCAAAGGAGAGAAAGCAGCAGCCAAAGGAGACAACGATATATAACATAGACACGAATTTTGGTCCAGATCTTGTTCTTGATTCAAATAGGCCTTAAAAGATGGagatgaaaatatatttaatttgatttcattttcttttctttttgtttctgtttctgttaaTTTCCTCTCTTTCCTCCGAACAACTATGCGGtggtgtctgtgtgtgtttctaGGACTACAAACAACTGGAGTTGTCCTGCGAGACAGTCGAGGATGTTGAGTCGTGGAAAGCATCCTTCCTCCGAGCCGGTGTCTATCCAGAAAAGCAGGAGACCCAAGAGAATGGGGATGAGGTGCGTATATATCTGTTcaagtatacatatatatataagacgAAATCCTCTACTTACACTTGATATATCTCGCATATTTGTGTATTAAAAACAATGCATATATGTTAGATATTGTGTTGTTTAAGATATCCTAAACAAATTAGCCTTTATAAATAACATGAAAAGCATCTTTAACTGTTCCATCCCTGACTGGAGGTAGGCTGAGAAATACAATACGAACAAAACGTATTTATAGAGATATTTGTGGATATGAATATCGGTCTATAAACAATAGAAGAATGCAAGCAAGATTCAACTTAATTAATAACCAAATACCTTTCATATAGTGAAAACccaatgaaaaaaaaagaactacACAAACTTGATTGTccaatattttatatcttatcTTTTTGCTGttccgttgttgttgttggccaaaTCAACAAAATATCTCTCGCCATATTGATGCTCTAAATGCATAATCTTCATCCAGGAAGGACAAGAGGTTTGTGTGAATATCTAAGTAACTTTGACAatgttcttttgtttttgtttgtcttttttttttttctatttttgtttttgagtataatttaatgaaaaggCTCATAGAAATATTGGAGTTTGCTCTGATTTAATTGAGACTACTAATCACATTTGTAGAGCAGTTATACtaactaaatatataacatattaTCAGAGCAAGCCGATATTTTATGTACttggtttatatatttctagtgttgttttcgttgtttactaatataatattaacacGATTATAGGTAACTCGAAATAATTGTGTTACAGAATGTGATTTTGCTTTTTACAAACCTAAAACATGACCCtgttacatatatatatatatatatacattattgTTCATTACTAACATTGCATAAGGATATATACCTTCCcggaatatttaaatatagttttttatatttaaatatttaaaaaagtggAAGCCAACTACgtttatatgaaataaatccCACATAAGCGCCACATAGAAACACCCCCCACCATATATATCCCGTTTGTCTTGGAGCTCAAAATATACctgatatatgtacatatataccttGTAAATCTTCCCCCCTATCGCGTTATGAAATACTAACCAAAATTATTGTATTTGCGAAAAGGGTTATGAAGAGCTTAATAACTAACTATGGCCATGTTTGCTAGTAGTTATTAACacaatatacaatataatCAAGCAACTAACGGAAAAACCATCTGGTCGGATGACCCCGACCATTGAATTAtcttacttatttattttaacaattgtctttatattattttcttctatttttccCTCCACGTACCTCAAACAAAACGACAAAATTTTACCCGAAAAAAAACgccaataataaaaatctatacaaataaatatttaaaacgtTCTGTTTATAGCAACAAGTATGTGTTGAcctccaaaatttgttttaagaTTAACTCTACTTTATTAATGCAATGAAAGTATTTAGACAAGCTTTAAGTATTTAGTCTTGTGTCATTCCCCTGGTCatctatattatattttaataatcttGAAATTAATGGGTGGTGTAACCGTTTtacaaagtttatttttgttttcttatagTGATTTGTAATTAATCGATGcgatattataattattttggtTACACACCTCCAGCGATAAAGAGAGACAGTAGAAAGTAGAAGTGGACAACAATCGATGGCAGCAATAGCAATGCTTACTGGGGCCTTATGCTAAAAACAAATGTTAAGtttctttattatatataaaaagtccaTATGTAGGTCGATATTATCGACGACTATCGAAAAACTATCGTCGAATATCGATGGTTCTCCACCTCTAATACatagaaaatgttttcttttataaacaaaattgaacTGCCATTAAAGGCTGAATACATAGAGACAACTTATCGGGATCAGATTGAATTCGAGTCGTAAGAATGattattaactttatttatttgtctcTTAAAAACCTCAGAGGAACCTTAATGAGTTTGGGTATATTTTAGtgggtttttatttctttcttaaaTAGATGactatataatttgtattatttttttttgtattttaaaaaggatGCTCCGAAAACCTAATCGAATGTCATTGTTATTTTATCAGGAGTGCCACAGAAAACGCTAGAGATTTGAATTCAAATAGAAAATGTGTCTAAAAGTGGGGAAATCCAATATTTTAATCCCTTTTGTACTTTTGGGCCCACTTTCCAAGTGCTTTCTGTGAGCACTCCTGTTTTGAACAGACTTTTAGACCTTACATTTTGTTGAAGAAAATCTCTATTCCAATTGCTTTCTTATCTGGCACCAATTAATAATTAAGTCATATTTACACCCTAACACATATACATGTATTTTGTTGTACAATTGGGTTTTCCATTATTTGTGCACTCTTTATGCTCTTcctttttacaaaaaaaaaacaaaaaaaaaatctatttggCAATCAAAttcaatcaaatcaaatcgatTATTTCCCACACCAAACCCTTTCTTTAAACGAAACTTTCCACAAACCGCAGTCGCAGAGCGAGGAGAGTTCCTCCGATCCACAGCTGGAACGCCAGGTGGAGACCATACGCAACTTGGTTGATTCGTACATGAAGATCGTAACGAAGACCACCCGCGATATGGTGCCCAAGGCCATTATGATGCTGATCATCAACAATGCCAAGGACTTTATCAACGGCGAGCTGCTGGCCCATCTCTATGCGTCCGGTGATCAGGTATTAAGTGGCAACCAAGTTGCAATTacatttcataattatatttcatttgtttgtaGTCACAAATGATGGAAGAGTCGGCTGAATCGGCCACGCGACGAGAAGAAATGCTGCGAATGTACCGGGCCTGTAAGGATGCCTTGCAGATTATTggtaactaaaatatatatatttatatcaaatCTCAAATGGCTTAGTGaaacttttcaattaaaaaccaaagGGGACGTATCCATGGCAACTGTATCATCGCCATTGCCACCTCCGGTAAAGAATGACTGGCTGCCCAGCGGCCTGGATAATCCACGGCTCTCCCCACCAAGTCCGGGCGGTCCTCGTAAGCCAGCTCCTACCGCACAGGtacgaatatatatttaaaattcctgattaaaatattgtatatatttataatatatttccttcatataatacatacataattacttatttattcGCAGGGCTCTATGGGTGGACGAAATCCCCCATTGCCGCCAGCTACTGGTCGTCCAGCTCCAGCGATTCCAAATAGACCAGGAGGCGGTGCACCGCCACTACCTGGTGGTCGACCAGCCGGCACGTTGCCACCACCAATGCTACCATCGTGAGTATTAGCAGAGCTTCCCTTTTGCCTCTAGCCTCTTAAGTTATTTAACAATAtctatagtatatagtatgcATACATATGAAAGTCGACGGTTGAGACCTCTTTTTATtatgtgcaaaaaaaaaaaaaagaaaaggctcTTACAATTGACCTTGAACCTTGATCTCTCCGAAATATGTTTCTCTTTTGCTTCATTTGGCTTAATTTGGCTTttcgcatttttattttacgactttattggtttattatcattatttatgcaaaattTTGTTAAGAACAAATCATATAATTTCAACATTTTCGATATCATAGagctgcattttattttcgggtAAGCTACAGCAacgtaaatttatttatttatttatgtaataATAACCAAGTACACAAAAAACACTCGTTGaacaaattttgtaaattaggTACATTTACACTTTTTTCATTTCTGTAATACAAAGTTTGGTCCGGTGGCAATTTTGTAATAACAAAAGCATTATTCTTTAGCCGTAAGCGTTAAGtatgttttatgttttcaaATCTAACAAAATAACAACTTTGTTTCATTTAATGACAACTAAAATTTCTCGtgtttatacatacatttaatATAACGCTGTTATAAAGCTGTTATAAAGCTTTATAAAGCTGCTTCTATCGACAAGTCTGTCTGTCAGTTTCcttcaaatttatatttataattcccatttttttttatacttaagGCTATGCAGtttatttagtattatttataaacataaaatattggTTAAAAAGCTTGAGTATAACAGTTTTTTGTATCTTGATGTGCTATCGAATCGTTcggaaatatattattgagAGAAAGAAAGGTTAAGTTACAAAGTTTTAACCAAAGaccaaaaacattttataCAAAACTTCGTCAACTGTTATATACGAGCTGTGAAAATGATACGAAACCTTACCAAAATATAGAACTAGATTTAAACCTTAGGTTGCTTGTTAAGAATTtgattacatttaaataagaGATTTGTTgaacaaaattaacaaaactatttttgttgtctctcttttttctctttctatGTGGTACGATTAAcaccaataaaataataatgcattAATCTAatcactcacacacataatGTAAACAGACGTCGTTAAGTTGTTGTTCAGCCATCGCGAGATATGTACATCCATAGGCCGAGATCGATCCaccttataaaaattaatatatgtatcttGCTGACGATTtaaccaacacacacacacccacacaatATCGCCaatattgaaattgaaatatgtatTTCGACTTTGGTATTATTCCGGCATAAACAGATAACACGGCAACAACGATGTGTGAAATCGATACATTTATCGTTAATCGTTTATGAACTATtgtagttaatatttaatctGGCGCgttaataatattgaaaaagaATTGTTTATAGACATATACATACAAGCAAACAAAGAAACCAGAAAAAAAgatgaaagaaagaaagaaactaGTCGAGAAGCACATGTTTCCTTTTATTCCAAAAGAAGTTAGttttctttaaagtttaaacccTACTCTTACTTTCCcgtgtatatatacatacatatgtatatgtatgtgctTATGTATGTCGATCGATGCATGCAATCCTTCTACATCAAATTATCCTCCTAAGTCTCGCTTACAACGGCAAATGCTCAAAagttacatacatatatacatacatttgtaTGGGCAGATGTCGAGTGACGGATATTAACTAATGATCTTAattataaaagtaaataactATAATATACGGCTTTCGTTattacatatacataatattatatggctttgtgttattgttgttgatgttaACACTATAACTCTATGAAAATGAGAGAAATTGTTAGGTAAAGCACAATTAAAGCTACATATGTAAAGTCAGTCACAAAGTATTTCCTTCTAATTGAAACCAAATTATCAACTTGTCCGTTGGTTAGAGCGACCTttgcaattcaattcaatttaattacaattttattttattattagtcTGAAGCTGGCATTTGAAAACATAAGAACCTCGATGGAAAGCTTTGATGTTGGTCGATATAAATCGACTAATCGAAATAATTCGATATATAACATCAAAAATCCTGTTTTCCAGCTTTTCTCTAAtcgtatatttatattattttttgtatttgttcaAGAGTTCCAAATCATTTTGAAAAAGCTTATATTTGCTTAATGGTAAAGCTACTTATACAAACATAaagcataaaaatatatatcacatTTTTGGGCAAGACCAGAAAAATACAAGGCATTCCTAGCTGCTGCAGTCGTGTTAACCCCCATAGATTTGTAGATAATTTGTTGCCGAGATTCAATTTGAAGTTcaatttaggttttttttctaTTGTAAATGAGAGCATACTAGTTTTGTGACTCACTGTAGTAATGGATTATGACGAAGGAAATATGCAGCTACTTATATTACAACATACAAGCAAGTTTACGTATACTAAATAaagtgcataaataaataattaaataataaatacggGTTTTGTGTTGCGTGTGTATCTATTGTATATTTCAAGTGAAGCTGGCGGGCAAGGTTTCTATGTATGTTTCAATATTTACttccttataaaaaataataattaacgcCATACAAATATCTGCATTCATGTATGTATAAAGAAAAGGTATGTCATCTgcatttttagtttataaattgtaataGTTACCCAGCAtactttaattttacaatGTTATCTATGTATTATCGatattgttttgcttttgcttttatatatatatatatatataaatttgaaatgaaGTCGTTTAACAAAAATGATAAACACCTTAGATTCGGCAAGGAAGAAGCAAGTGAGCAAATAAAAAGGGGTTTCAAGCGTTACGATGCTTGCTTGGTGGCATAAGACGATGTTGCCTTAGCAAATATgttgaatgaatgaatgtatataaatgtaaaataccATTTATGAATTTCAAGTCGCGTCTCTGGAGCTCTCGGCGGTGCCATAACGCAGCAGACGGGCGCCCATCGCTATGTGCCGGAGAGCATGCGTGGTCAGGTGAACCAAGCTGTTGGCCAGGCGGCTATCAATGAACTGTCCAATGCCTTTGCTACGCGGTTCAAGTAAACTGAGGATTGAAGAGAAACAGTATTATgcactatataaatataaatatatgcaaTGCAAATTGGCATAACGCGCGCACGCATCCATATTAAGAAGATGTATATCGGTTGGTTTTCAAAACTCTACAACTAAATTCGTCGGTATCGCGAGAGTCTTAGATatattttcagcattttaggttcattttctatttagaataaatatatcaacaaaaaaattgaaaaatatataaacatttaatttatttttgaggattagttttgtttaatttagatttattatctttttattttagaaatgagattttataaataaccactttaatgatttaaaaaaaggaaatacacacacatatatatatatatatatatttaaatatatatatagatacatatatatatatatttatttatttagaaaacttATATAACCGTGTTAATAAAAGTGTTTCGAAGATCACTCGTTtgtctattttattttaatgctttAAAAGTGGCCTGAACAATTGAACAAGTCTATTGGTGAGAGGAACTATAGTGAGTGTGAATCCTGATAATGGAATGCGTTAAATGGAATATTGgaaacttttattaaaaaaacatttagaGTCCTTATATTATAATGGTCGTCGATGGTAAGCGTCCTTGCTGCTCCTATTAAATCCTtggatgctgttgctgctgttactCAACTGTTAAAAgcttcttaaaataaattggggaataaattttaaaaataaaataaaaatgtaaaggtaAAACTAAACACCAAGGCTGTTATTTGCCAGAAATATTATCCTTATAGTAGTTATCatcaaaattaatcaaaaataaagtaaatgctcattttttcataatttgaattattacTCGTTATTTTATCGCACCGCCAAAACTAtcgatatatttaaaaaccgTTTTCAGTATTTTCTGGTCTATTTAGCGGTATATTTCCCAGCGTCTTATGGCTTGTTTTGCAGGTCGACGCACGGTTACACTGCACAGCATTCAACACTTTGGAAGTGAAATAGaaagtttttagtttgtaAATAAACGCGGAATACCCGATCACTTTCTCCTAATATACGTTACGTTTTGTACTATTTATTCACTATGTTTTCGGTAACTTGTGTGGCTCCTGTAAATATTGCTCTGATCAAGTATTGTGAGTAGGCAGTACAATTCAAGTTTCAAAGGGAAATCTTAAGCAATTGATCAATTTTCTAGGGGGAAAGCGCCATGAAGATTTAATTCTGCCCGTCAATGACTCCCTAAGCATGACGCTAAGCACAAATGAGGTAAAGTATTCATGTTGATCAGCTGTGACttaattaattgttataaTTAAAGTAAGAAACATTTCTGAATAAACTTGGAAAGCTTATTAATACCATAGATCCATGAAAgagtatattatttaaagttatttgCTTGTGATCAGGCAAGACGATCTAGCCTTTAGGCCGTTGTCTTAAAAGCTATCtgcctttaaatttatacatttgcaaCTTCcctaaacaaata
It encodes:
- the shi gene encoding dynamin isoform X1: MDNLITIVNKLQDAFTSLGVHMQLDLPQIAVVGGQSAGKSSVLENFVGKDFLPRGSGIVTRRPLILQLINGVTEYGEFLHCKGKKFSSFDEIRKEIEDETDRVTGSNKGISNIPINLRVYSPHVLNLTLIDLPGLTKVAIGDQPVDIEHQIKQMIFQFIRKETCLILAVTPANTDLANSDALKLAKEVDPQGVRTIGVITKLDLMDEGTDARDILENKLLPLRRGYIGVVNRSQKDIEGRKDIHMALAAERKFFLSHPSYRHMADRLGTPYLQRVLNQQLTNHIRDTLPGLRDKLQKQMLTLEKEVEEFKHFQPGDASIKTKAMLQMIQQLQSDFERTIEGSGSALVNTNELSGGAKINRIFHERLRFEIVKMACDEKELRREISFAIRNIHGIRVGLFTPDMAFEAIVKRQIACLKEPVIKCVDLVVQELSVVVRMCTAKMSRYPRLREETERIITTHVRQREHSCKEQILLLIDFELAYMNTNHEDFIGFANAQNKSENANKTGTRQLGNQVIRKGHMVIQNLGIMKGGSRPYWFVLTSESISWYKDEDEKEKKFMLPLDGLKLRDIEQGFMSMSRRVTFALFSPDGRNVYKDYKQLELSCETVEDVESWKASFLRAGVYPEKQETQENGDEEGQESQSEESSSDPQLERQVETIRNLVDSYMKIVTKTTRDMVPKAIMMLIINNAKDFINGELLAHLYASGDQSQMMEESAESATRREEMLRMYRACKDALQIIGDVSMATVSSPLPPPVKNDWLPSGLDNPRLSPPSPGGPRKPAPTAQGSMGGRNPPLPPATGRPAPAIPNRPGGGAPPLPGGRPAGTLPPPMLPSRVSGALGGAITQQTGAHRYVPESMRGQVNQAVGQAAINELSNAFATRFK
- the shi gene encoding dynamin isoform X2, with product MDNLITIVNKLQDAFTSLGVHMQLDLPQIAVVGGQSAGKSSVLENFVGKDFLPRGSGIVTRRPLILQLINGVTEYGEFLHCKGKKFSSFDEIRKEIEDETDRVTGSNKGISNIPINLRVYSPHVLNLTLIDLPGLTKVAIGDQPVDIEHQIKQMIFQFIRKETCLILAVTPANTDLANSDALKLAKEVDPQGVRTIGVITKLDLMDEGTDARDILENKLLPLRRGYIGVVNRSQKDIEGRKDIHMALAAERKFFLSHPSYRHMADRLGTPYLQRVLNQQLTNHIRDTLPGLRDKLQKQMLTLEKEVEEFKHFQPGDASIKTKAMLQMIQQLQSDFERTIEGSGSALVNTNELSGGAKINRIFHERLRFEIVKMACDEKELRREISFAIRNIHGIRVGLFTPDMAFEAIVKRQIACLKEPVIKCVDLVVQELSVVVRMCTAKMSRYPRLREETERIITTHVRQREHSCKEQILLLIDFELAYMNTNHEDFIGFANAQNKSENANKTGTRQLGNQVIRKGHMVIQNLGIMKGGSRPYWFVLTSESISWYKDEDEKEKKFMLPLDGLKLRDIEQGFMSMSRRVTFALFSPDGRNVYKDYKQLELSCETVEDVESWKASFLRAGVYPEKQETQENGDESQSEESSSDPQLERQVETIRNLVDSYMKIVTKTTRDMVPKAIMMLIINNAKDFINGELLAHLYASGDQSQMMEESAESATRREEMLRMYRACKDALQIIGDVSMATVSSPLPPPVKNDWLPSGLDNPRLSPPSPGGPRKPAPTAQGSMGGRNPPLPPATGRPAPAIPNRPGGGAPPLPGGRPAGTLPPPMLPSRVSGALGGAITQQTGAHRYVPESMRGQVNQAVGQAAINELSNAFATRFK
- the shi gene encoding dynamin isoform X3, whose protein sequence is MDNLITIVNKLQDAFTSLGVHMQLDLPQIAVVGGQSAGKSSVLENFVGKDFLPRGSGIVTRRPLILQLINGVTEYGEFLHCKGKKFSSFDEIRKEIEDETDRVTGSNKGISNIPINLRVYSPHVLNLTLIDLPGLTKVAIGDQPVDIEHQIKQMIFQFIRKETCLILAVTPANTDLANSDALKLAKEVDPQGVRTIGVITKLDLMDEGTDARDILENKLLPLRRGYIGVVNRSQKDIEGRKDIHMALAAERKFFLSHPSYRHMADRLGTPYLQRVLNQQLTNHIRDTLPGLRDKLQKQMLTLEKEVEEFKHFQPGDASIKTKAMLQMIQQLQSDFERTIEGSGSALVNTNELSGGAKINRIFHERLRFEIVKMACDEKELRREISFAIRNIHGIRVGLFTPDMAFEAIVKRQIACLKEPVIKCVDLVVQELSVVVRMCTAKMSRYPRLREETERIITTHVRQREHSCKEQILLLIDFELAYMNTNHEDFIGFANAQNKSENANKTGTRQLGNQVIRKGHMVIQNLGIMKGGSRPYWFVLTSESISWYKDEDEKEKKFMLPLDGLKLRDIEQGFMSMSRRVTFALFSPDGRNVYKDYKQLELSCETVEDVESWKASFLRAGVYPEKQETQENGDEEGQESQSEESSSDPQLERQVETIRNLVDSYMKIVTKTTRDMVPKAIMMLIINNAKDFINGELLAHLYASGDQSQMMEESAESATRREEMLRMYRACKDALQIIGDVSMATVSSPLPPPVKNDWLPSGLDNPRLSPPSPGGPRKPAPTAQGSMGGRNPPLPPATGRPAPAIPNRPGGGAPPLPGGRPAGTLPPPMLPSFGKEEASEQIKRGFKRYDACLVA